A segment of the Nitrospina gracilis 3/211 genome:
GAGGAGGCCCTGCTCATCGCCGATGCCGGTATGAACTCGACGAGCAGGATCCTTGGGGAGTTGAACCAAGAAGTGGCGCAAAATCACCTGCGCACGCCGGAACAGGTGCAGGCGCATCTGAAAACCATCATGGTGCGTCTGTTGAGCGAACACCAGACGCCGTGGGACCTCGCGTCGAAAAAACCGTTCGTGGTGCTGGTCATCGGCATCAACGGGTCCGGCAAAACCACCACCATCGGAAAGCTCGCGCAGAAATGGTCGAAGGAAGGCAAGAAGGTGCTGCTTGCGGCGGGCGATACGTTTCGCGCGGCGGCAATCGAGCAGTTGCAGATGTGGTCGGAGCGCTCGGGGGTTCCCTGCATCGCGCAGAAACATGGAGCCGATCCATCCGCCGTTGCGTTTGATGCGGTGCAGGCCGGCATCGCGCGCAAGTCCGATATCGTGCTCATTGACACCGCCGGGCGATTGCAGACCAACACCAACCTGATGGAAGAACTCAAGAAGGTGAAGCGCGTCATCGGCAAGGTGCAGGAAGACGCGCCGCACGAAACCATGCTGGTGCTCGACGGCAGCATCGGCCAGAACAGCATTTCGCAGGCCCGCCTGTTTCATGAAGCCCTTCAAATCGATAGCCTCATCATGACCAAGCTGGACGGCACCGCCAAGGGCGGCATTCTGTTCAACATCGTGCAGGAAATGAAACTGCCGGTGCGCTACATCGGCGTCGGCGAAAAAGCCGAAGACCTGCAGAAATTCGATCCCACCGCCTTCGTCAACGCCCTCTTCGAGCGTTGAACCCCAGCAGGAAGTTTCATATTTTCAGAAGTAAAGGTTGAACGACAGCACGCCTTCGTCGGTGTGGCCGGTGCGCCGGTATTCGAGACGCACATCCACATTCTGCGATGCGCGGTAGCGTCCCTGCGCCGTCCACTCGATGATCTCGGAGTCGTGCCCCAGCGGAAAACGTTTGTACTCGCCACCCGCAAACACGCGCCAATCACGGTTCAGCGTGAAGAACGCGCCGCCCGTGCCGCCGCCCCCCAGCCGGAAGTTGTCGTCGAAACTGCCGGAGGTCTCCGCTTCGGCCTCGAGCATGGCAAACAAAAGGAAGGGTGAGTCGTGTCCCGGCTCGTAGGTGAGGCCCACGCCGGTGGTACCGCCAAAGGCGAGGCAGTATTCGCAATCGAAATCGCGCACGCGTTCAAAGCCCAGGTTCACTCTCCAGGAGGGGCGCTTGAAGATCGGCTCGAAGGGGGTGAGGGTGATGATGTCGAGCAGTTGAAACCGTTCCACGCGCCAGCGTTGGGATTCGTGGTAGTAGCGGTACAGGCCGTCCATCATCAGGATCTGCGAATGGCGGTCGTAACCGGTCTCGTCTGCGAGAAGATCGTGCAGGGCGGGCCGGTACCCCACCTCCTGAAACAGTTCGCTGTCGTTGAGCCCGGTAGCGAGGTGGAAACGGTCGGTGCCGTGTCCTTCTTCCGGCGGCGATGAAAACCGCATCACTTCCCTGTCGCCGCGCTGGTGTTTGAGGCGTGCACGTTCCAGCAAGATTTCCTGCGGGATGCGGATGGGGGCCATCGGGTTCACCGCGCGGTCCTGCACGTAAAGGTATTCCAGGTAATCGAGATAAGCGTCCAGCACCAGCGCTTTCTGCGGGATGGTCAACGCACTGTACGGTTTTTCCTTGAGCGCCGATTTGTCGTCTGCCAGGTCGTACAATACGTTACGTTCACCGGATTCCATCTGCTCGATCTTGTGATTCATCTTGCTCAGGATGGCGGGACGGTAAAAGACGGAGTTCACCAGCCCCGGTTGCGCTACCAGTGCCTTGATGGTGTCGCCGGGAATGACCGAGAACACAAAACCGTCGGTCAGCCGCCATTCCGGGTTGGCCGTTTCCAGTACGGTGAGCATGTGGTAGGAGCAGTTTTCCTGGAAGTAATAGTAATCGAATTCGATGTTGCCCAGTTCCCACAGGTGGCGCAGAAGAAAATCCATCTGTTCCGCTGTCAGGTTCAGTTCATACTCCCACAGGTCGCGGCTTTCCCAGTTGTTGTACTCCTGCACCTTGATCGAATACGGAAACACCGTGAACGTCCCCGAAAAAAAACCGCCGACGCCCTTGATGGCATAGAGTACGGGATTGTCCGTGTCCGGGTTGGCGGCGTAGTTGACGCCGTAGTTGAGAAGTTTCTTGTAGCGTGCGCGCGAATGACTGTCGATGCGGAGCAGGGTGTGGCCGAACATCGACGACGGGTTGTTCATGTAGTAGGAGGCGAAAACGAGCGTGATGGTTTTGGGGTCGAGCCGTCCGATCCAGCGCTCCAGCCGCGAGCAGGGCTGGTCCGGCAGGCGTGAAAGATCGAAGCCCAACCGCTCGTTCAGCCACTTGTAGCGGGCCGGGAAACGGCACTGCGGATGCATGATGCCTTCCGGCACGTCAGCCGGGTTTTGGAAAAACGCGAGGAGGGTGGCGTCGAGTTCTTTTTGCGGATCGGTTTTGCCCTCAGGCGACAGAAAAAATTCCGGCGCGTCGGCCTCGCTTTCCAGATGCCCCCACCAGTTGGTGCGGTAGTGGCCGAACAGACGCCAGCGGCGTTCTTCCGCCAGGTTGAGGGACCGCGCCCGGTCGATGAGTTCCTGCGCGTACGATGGAACTTCAGACTGAGCCCGCACTGTTTCAATAGATGGGAATCCGGCGAAGGCCAGGAAAACGACGAATTGAATGATGAGTGAGAGGGAACGGTTCAAGGCGGGAAAAATAAAAAGATGCCGGCTCCGGATTGCCCGGAAGCCGGCATCTTTGTTCAAGCGGTTTGGTTTAGCCGATGATGCCGGTGCAGGCTTTGGACAGGTTGCCGTCCTTAACCAGTACGCCGTTCAGGTTCATCAGCATGTCCTTGTGCGTGGTTTCGGAGCTGGTGATGATGCTGCCGAAATTCTGCTGGGTGACGGTGCCGAAATCGGAAAAGTTCGTTTCAGTGCAACCGTACAGGGAAGCCAGGGTGTTCAGGTTGTCGCCTTCGCCCATGGCCATTTCCTTAACGAGAGTCGAGAAATTGATCGCGGCGAAAACTTCGCGCTCTTTCTCTACCTTGAAAATGCTGTCATTGCAGTTGGAAGTGCCGGTGGTGATACCAAACGTCTGGCTGCCGAATGTGCCGTTCGTGGTGGAAGCCAGAATCTGGAAAACCGGATCTTTTTGCTTGGACGCATCCTGCCAGACCAGAGAACCCAGTCCGCAACCCGCTTCGCCGTAACCGGCAGCCAGCGCATTGCCAGAGAAACACATCATCGAGAACAGGATGGAACCCATCAATAGCATTTTCTTCATGGATGATCTCCTCTTGATGTTGGAAATAGAACGCCACCAGAGCGCTGTCAGCGATCCGGTGGGCGCTGCTTGCGGAAATTGTGAAGCAATTCGTGTTGCCGACAATTTCAATAATGCGAGTCTAACACATTCACCTTACCTGTACAACAAATTGCGCCATCCCGGGCAAGTCAAAGTAGTTGAAAATATTAGTTCAATTGGGTGTATCTAAAATGAGGGTGATAAAATATTGATTTCGGCTTTGTTAAGCTTGCATGCAGTTTCACCCTGTTCAGGGAAAAATCGATCGTTACGCCAAAAAATTTCAATTCCATCCTGGAAATAAGGGTGAAGTGAGACGGGATTAAATGACCGGGAGAGTTCCGGATTCTGGAAGTTGGGAAAATGGAGGCACCGGGCGGATTCGAACCGCCGATAAGGGTTTTGCAGACCCCTGCCTTACCACTTGGCGACGGTGCCGGAATAAAAAAGAAAAGAAACCGGAGGGGGAAAAATGGAGCGGGAGAAGGGATTTGAACCCTCGACCTCAACCTTGGCAAGGTTGCACTCTACCACTGAGTTACTCCCGCATTTTTCCATTTTTTGGGGAAGTTCCCTGAAGAATTCATTATATTTTTTGAGGGCGGATTGTCAAACGCTATTTTTTCAGGAATTTGCTTTCAGTGCCGGCACGCAGGCGGGCGAGGTTTTCCTTGTGCTTGTAGATGGTGAGTCCCGCCGCCGCTCCGGCGACCGCAACGTAGGATGGAGGCGCGGAAAAGGCCCATCCCAGAACGGGGATGGTCACCGCCGCCGCCAGTGACCCCACGGACACGTAGCCGGTGATTCCCAACAACAGGGCGAACATCAGCATGCCACCCCCCGCTGCGGCGGGCATCAGGAACAGGTAGATGCCCAGCCCGGTGGCGATGCCCTTGCCGCCTTTGAATTTGAGGAACAGCGAGAACACGTGGCCGAGAAACGCCAGCAATCCCGCCCCGGCGATCTGCCAGGTGGTTCCCAGGGTCTGGGCGGCGAGCCAGCAGGCCAGGTAGCCTTTGCCGCAGTCGCCCACCAGGGTAAGGATACCCGCCTTGCGTCCCAGAGTGCGGGCCACGTTGGTGGCGCCGATGTTGCCGCTTCCCTCCTTGCGAATGTCGATGTTTTTGAGCCTGGCGATGAGCAGGCCGAACGGAATGGATCCCATTAAAAATGCGCAGGTCCAAATCACACCGGTCAGGGCGAGGTTTTCTTCGTTCATGGATGGTTAAAGGTCGGCTTGGGTAGATCCTGCAGGGTGGTTGGAATTGAGAAATCAGGTCGGGTCATGCGGCTCCTCATCAATCCAGGTGATCCTGTAACGATTCACCGGCGGAGCGCACCTTGAGCCGCATCTTGGCGCGTTTTTCAATCTGTCGCACACGTTCGCGCGACAGTCCCATGGCCTGCCCGATTTCTTCCAATGTTTTGGGGTCGCCGTCGAAACCGAAACGCATGCGGATGATTTTCTCCTCGCGCGGCGACAGGTGGTGCAGCAGATCGTCGATCTTTTTTCGCAACGTGTCCCGCATTATCTGGTCGTCGTACGGAATGTAATTCGGGTTTTCCAAAAGATCGAGGTATGGCGTCGTTTCGTTTTCCTTGAGCGGGGTGTCGAGCGACAGGTACGTGCGGTAGGCACGCATGATCGACTCGATGTCTTCCACCTTGTATCCGAGGTCTTCCGCCACCTCCAGCGTGGTTGGTTCGCGTTCGAGGTCGTTGGTGAGCTTCTTGTATTCGCGTTCGATCTTGTACAGCTTGCCCGCCTGCTTGATCGGTAGTTTCACCGTGCCGGCCTGTTCCGCCAGGGCGTGCATGATGGCCTGGCGGATCCACCACACCGCGTAGGTGATGAACTTGACGTGGCGTTCGCCGTCAAAGCGTTTCGCCGCCTGGATCAGGCCGATGTTGCCTTCCTCGATGAGGTCCTGCAGGGACAGCCCGCATCCACGGTACTTGTTGGCGACGGTGACCACGTACTTCAGGTTGCGCCGTACCAGCTCGTGCATGGCCTGAGCGTCGCCCGCCTTGATCTGACGGGACAGTTCTTCCTCTTCCTCACGGGCCAGCGGTTTGAGTTTGCTGATCTCGTTCATGTAATGAGTCAGCGCATCGGGTACTTCGCCCCGGTTGTCCTTCTTGGCGGGGCGGGCGGACCGTTTAGTCGACTTCGATGTATTCAATCCTTTTTTTGCCATGTCTTTTCGATTATATCAGGGAATTTCCCTGAGGCGAGACCGGGCTTCGCGCACATAGGGGCTGCGCGGATACGATTTCACCAATTGTGCGTAGGACTTACGTGCATTTTCAAAGTTCTGCTCAAAAAAATAAGATTCACCCAGCAGGAAGTAAGCCTCGTCGATGAAAGGCGATTCCGGGTATTTATTGATGATCGTCTGGAACCGGTTGATCGCCGACAGAAACGAACTGGTTCGGTAATAGAATCGCGCGATTTCCATCTGGTTGTCCGCCAGGCTTTTTTTGCAGTCCTGGATTTTTTGACGGGCTTTACTGGCAAATGGGCTTTCAGGATGCTCGTCGAGAACCTTTTGAAAATTCCGTATGGCATTCTCCGCTGCGGTCTGATCGCGCAGGGCCGTGTCCATCAGGCCGTAGTCACAAAGCGCGCGGTAGTACATGGCCTGCGCCGTTTTGGGGTGTGCGGGGTACAACTCGACAAAGCGTTCATAGTGAAACTTGGCCTCAAGATATTCGTCCATCAGATAATGGCTGTGCGCCAGCAGGAGCAGGCCCTCCACCCGCTCCGGACTGTCCGGAAACTCCTGCAGCAGGTTGTTGAGGGTGCGGATCACCTCCGGATAATTGTTGCCCTTGAAAATGGACTTTGCCTCTTTCAGCAGGCCCTCAGGGGTTTTCGGCGGTGGTGTGAGAGCGGCACACCCGGTTGCAGCCAAAGCCAGGATCAGCAGGGCGAGCAGGGAGCGGAAGGACGTTTTGGAGCGGTTCAGCATGATTGAATACACAGAATCTCCCTCAGGACACTCTTTATAATAGCATTGTTTTATTTAATTTTATTGCAAGAAACCAAGCTTTCCGTTTGCTCCTTGTCATGGGGCAAACGTTCATGATATAAGAGCTAAGTATTTGTCAATTCGAGACTAATGCCATGCCTCCTGCCAGAGCCACCCGTTTTCCTCAAAGCTTTCTGCCCGGTTTTCGCTCCATTCTGGCCGCTTTCACAATCAATTTTCTTTTCGCATCGAATTCCTGGGCGCAGTCGAAACCTGCAAGTACCGCGGACTGGGACGTTTTGTCTATCATCGAAAAGGGTGGATTCATGATGTACCCCATCATTTTCTGCTCCATCCTGATGGTGGGCATCGCCATAGAGCGCATGTACAACCTGCGGCGCAAGCACATCATCAACCCTGACTTTCTCAAAAAAATACGCGACCATTGGAACTGGAGGGACATTCAGCTGGGCCTCCAGTTGTGCCATGGTTACGACACCTCGCTTGCGCGTATCTTGAAAGCGGGTCTGTTGCGCTTCGGCGGCAAGGTGGATGAAATCGAACGCGCCATTGAAGGCGCGGGCCAGCACGAAGCGGCGCTTCTCACCTCCAACCTGCGCGTGCTGGGAGCGGTGGCCAACATCACGCCCATGCTGGGCCTGCTGGGCACGGTGTTTGGCATGATCAAAGCGTTCAACGTCATCTCTCAAAGCGGTACGGGCGATCCGGGCCTGGTGGCAAGCGGCATCTCGGAAGCGCTCATCACCACCGCCGCGGGCATGATGGTCGGCATTCCGGCGCTGGCGTTGTACCATTATTTCCGCGGGCGCATCGAGCGCTTCGTGTTCGAGATGGAAGAGGTGTCGTTTCAACTGGTGGAAGAGTTGTCCTTTGAAGCAATGAAAAAGAACCAGGACAAACAACGCAAGGAAGGTGAAGGCAAACCGCCCACCAAATCCCAGCCGTTCCGGGCCTGAGCGATGTATTTCAAGCGCGAGGAAGAAGAAAACTATTCGCTGGAACTCACGCCCCTCGTGGACGTGGTGTTTCTTCTTCTGATTTTTTTCATGGTGTCCACCGCGTTTGTGGACTTCCCCCGCCAGTTGCAGATCGACCTGCCCACCTCCAAAAAGTCCAGCGAACTGAAGGAACGCGAACGGCTGGAAATCGAGATGACGAGCCAGGAAGAAATTTTTTTGAACGGCAAACGCATCACCGTTAAGGAACTGGAAGCGAAGGTCGAGGCGATCGAATCTCCCGCCGGTCAGCAGGCGCTCATCCGCGCCGACAAGGCCCTGGCTTACGGCAAGGTGGTGGAAGTGATGGGCATATTGCAGGCGGCGAGGATCGCCGACATCAGCATCGCCGTCAAGTGACGGTCCCGCCTCAGGCCAAAGGACGATTTCTCTAAAATTTCAAAAACGGGTTGCCTGGAGTGGTGGTTGCCGTCACCGGGCCGGTTTTTTGGCAAACTGCGGACCGCGTGTCTGGATCCACTCGTTGAGCCAGCGTACCTCGTCC
Coding sequences within it:
- the ftsY gene encoding signal recognition particle-docking protein FtsY; its protein translation is MNDSTEPRIEEEKQGGFFSRLKNGLSKTRDSFSKGIDNIVLGKAKVGPELMDEIEEALLIADAGMNSTSRILGELNQEVAQNHLRTPEQVQAHLKTIMVRLLSEHQTPWDLASKKPFVVLVIGINGSGKTTTIGKLAQKWSKEGKKVLLAAGDTFRAAAIEQLQMWSERSGVPCIAQKHGADPSAVAFDAVQAGIARKSDIVLIDTAGRLQTNTNLMEELKKVKRVIGKVQEDAPHETMLVLDGSIGQNSISQARLFHEALQIDSLIMTKLDGTAKGGILFNIVQEMKLPVRYIGVGEKAEDLQKFDPTAFVNALFER
- the plsY gene encoding glycerol-3-phosphate 1-O-acyltransferase PlsY, whose translation is MNEENLALTGVIWTCAFLMGSIPFGLLIARLKNIDIRKEGSGNIGATNVARTLGRKAGILTLVGDCGKGYLACWLAAQTLGTTWQIAGAGLLAFLGHVFSLFLKFKGGKGIATGLGIYLFLMPAAAGGGMLMFALLLGITGYVSVGSLAAAVTIPVLGWAFSAPPSYVAVAGAAAGLTIYKHKENLARLRAGTESKFLKK
- a CDS encoding sigma-70 family RNA polymerase sigma factor; protein product: MAKKGLNTSKSTKRSARPAKKDNRGEVPDALTHYMNEISKLKPLAREEEEELSRQIKAGDAQAMHELVRRNLKYVVTVANKYRGCGLSLQDLIEEGNIGLIQAAKRFDGERHVKFITYAVWWIRQAIMHALAEQAGTVKLPIKQAGKLYKIEREYKKLTNDLEREPTTLEVAEDLGYKVEDIESIMRAYRTYLSLDTPLKENETTPYLDLLENPNYIPYDDQIMRDTLRKKIDDLLHHLSPREEKIIRMRFGFDGDPKTLEEIGQAMGLSRERVRQIEKRAKMRLKVRSAGESLQDHLD
- a CDS encoding ExbD/TolR family protein, encoding MYFKREEEENYSLELTPLVDVVFLLLIFFMVSTAFVDFPRQLQIDLPTSKKSSELKERERLEIEMTSQEEIFLNGKRITVKELEAKVEAIESPAGQQALIRADKALAYGKVVEVMGILQAARIADISIAVK
- a CDS encoding Lnb N-terminal periplasmic domain-containing protein, coding for MRAQSEVPSYAQELIDRARSLNLAEERRWRLFGHYRTNWWGHLESEADAPEFFLSPEGKTDPQKELDATLLAFFQNPADVPEGIMHPQCRFPARYKWLNERLGFDLSRLPDQPCSRLERWIGRLDPKTITLVFASYYMNNPSSMFGHTLLRIDSHSRARYKKLLNYGVNYAANPDTDNPVLYAIKGVGGFFSGTFTVFPYSIKVQEYNNWESRDLWEYELNLTAEQMDFLLRHLWELGNIEFDYYYFQENCSYHMLTVLETANPEWRLTDGFVFSVIPGDTIKALVAQPGLVNSVFYRPAILSKMNHKIEQMESGERNVLYDLADDKSALKEKPYSALTIPQKALVLDAYLDYLEYLYVQDRAVNPMAPIRIPQEILLERARLKHQRGDREVMRFSSPPEEGHGTDRFHLATGLNDSELFQEVGYRPALHDLLADETGYDRHSQILMMDGLYRYYHESQRWRVERFQLLDIITLTPFEPIFKRPSWRVNLGFERVRDFDCEYCLAFGGTTGVGLTYEPGHDSPFLLFAMLEAEAETSGSFDDNFRLGGGGTGGAFFTLNRDWRVFAGGEYKRFPLGHDSEIIEWTAQGRYRASQNVDVRLEYRRTGHTDEGVLSFNLYF
- a CDS encoding DUF3015 family protein, yielding MKKMLLMGSILFSMMCFSGNALAAGYGEAGCGLGSLVWQDASKQKDPVFQILASTTNGTFGSQTFGITTGTSNCNDSIFKVEKEREVFAAINFSTLVKEMAMGEGDNLNTLASLYGCTETNFSDFGTVTQQNFGSIITSSETTHKDMLMNLNGVLVKDGNLSKACTGIIG
- a CDS encoding MotA/TolQ/ExbB proton channel family protein, with translation MSIIEKGGFMMYPIIFCSILMVGIAIERMYNLRRKHIINPDFLKKIRDHWNWRDIQLGLQLCHGYDTSLARILKAGLLRFGGKVDEIERAIEGAGQHEAALLTSNLRVLGAVANITPMLGLLGTVFGMIKAFNVISQSGTGDPGLVASGISEALITTAAGMMVGIPALALYHYFRGRIERFVFEMEEVSFQLVEELSFEAMKKNQDKQRKEGEGKPPTKSQPFRA
- a CDS encoding outer membrane protein assembly factor BamD codes for the protein MYSIMLNRSKTSFRSLLALLILALAATGCAALTPPPKTPEGLLKEAKSIFKGNNYPEVIRTLNNLLQEFPDSPERVEGLLLLAHSHYLMDEYLEAKFHYERFVELYPAHPKTAQAMYYRALCDYGLMDTALRDQTAAENAIRNFQKVLDEHPESPFASKARQKIQDCKKSLADNQMEIARFYYRTSSFLSAINRFQTIINKYPESPFIDEAYFLLGESYFFEQNFENARKSYAQLVKSYPRSPYVREARSRLREIP